One Nitrospiria bacterium genomic region harbors:
- a CDS encoding FG-GAP-like repeat-containing protein codes for MPVFKDKRCFPTNLVATDLNGDGLADLAVTGFCNRFAVFFSDPKNPGNFKPPKEIKVPTSAIGMAVFHSEGSRFPFIVVSNCANPDSIPQKPLLHIVSMETFKVINTMPSGGKAPDDIAIADFNGDGLNDFAVGHWKEGVLSVLLGKKKGGGFISPQKNSPQYISIGDEHWQVEARDFDNDQKMDIASVVWTFKNGEARKADLLILPGNGKGGFSSSRAKTFPLDREARSFSVADFDRDGFEDIAVANPGSGLKGDGSISFLFGKKGGHFDHRLFPPLARKESDIGGATGGLLAPQGIATADLDGDGAFDLVTASRPVNQNGRVIILYNNGKGDFSFARSQILQLGRKEIVSNLSFEPLIITDLNQDGAPDIAVANTNANTVSIFFNPLVKKEEGINR; via the coding sequence ATGCCAGTTTTTAAAGACAAAAGATGTTTTCCGACCAATCTAGTTGCAACGGATCTCAATGGGGATGGATTAGCGGATTTGGCGGTTACAGGGTTTTGTAATCGGTTTGCGGTTTTTTTCTCTGATCCCAAAAATCCGGGAAATTTTAAACCCCCAAAAGAAATTAAGGTTCCCACATCGGCCATCGGAATGGCCGTATTTCATTCGGAGGGAAGCCGATTTCCGTTTATTGTCGTTTCCAATTGTGCCAATCCTGATTCAATCCCTCAAAAACCACTTCTCCATATCGTATCGATGGAAACCTTTAAAGTAATTAATACCATGCCATCGGGAGGAAAGGCCCCTGATGATATTGCCATTGCAGATTTTAACGGAGATGGATTGAACGATTTTGCCGTGGGCCATTGGAAAGAAGGCGTCCTATCAGTTTTATTAGGGAAAAAAAAGGGAGGAGGGTTTATCTCTCCCCAAAAAAACTCTCCCCAATATATATCTATCGGGGATGAGCATTGGCAAGTGGAAGCTCGGGATTTTGATAATGACCAGAAAATGGATATTGCTTCAGTGGTATGGACTTTTAAAAACGGGGAGGCTAGAAAAGCCGATCTTTTAATCCTCCCTGGTAATGGGAAGGGAGGGTTTTCGTCTTCCCGTGCTAAAACCTTTCCATTGGATCGTGAGGCCAGATCTTTTTCGGTTGCCGATTTCGACCGTGATGGGTTTGAAGACATTGCGGTGGCCAATCCCGGGTCCGGTTTAAAAGGGGATGGTAGCATCTCCTTCCTTTTTGGAAAGAAAGGTGGACATTTTGATCACCGTTTATTTCCTCCCCTTGCTCGTAAAGAATCGGACATAGGGGGAGCCACCGGAGGTCTCTTGGCTCCACAAGGGATTGCCACCGCTGACCTGGACGGGGATGGGGCCTTTGACCTTGTTACGGCAAGCCGGCCGGTGAATCAGAACGGGCGGGTAATTATTTTGTACAACAACGGAAAGGGGGATTTTTCTTTTGCCAGATCCCAGATTCTCCAACTTGGACGAAAGGAAATTGTTTCCAATTTAAGTTTTGAACCTTTAATTATCACCGATCTTAACCAAGATGGCGCTCCTGATATTGCCGTAGCGAACACCAATGCCAATACCGTTTCCATTTTTTTTAATCCTTTGGTTAAAAAAGAAGAAGGTATCAACCGTTGA